The Synechococcus sp. MVIR-18-1 region GATTCATCGGCAGTGAATCGCGCAGGATCGCCGCTGGATCCTGTACGGCGTTGCCTTGAGGCAGGTCTGCCCATACCGGTTTGGCAAGCCAGAGGCCAAAGGCGGCTAGCCAGGCAAGAAGCAGAGCGGTCAGACGGCGGTGAGCCAAGGAGAACCCCAGGTGCTGTCAGGACTTTGGCACAGCCGTATGATCCATTGAACCGTTCCGCCGGAATGATCTCCAGCAACGACTTTCGCACCGGCACCACGATCGAGCTAGACGGTGCTGTCTGGCGCGTGGTCGAGTTTCTGCATGTCAAGCCTGGCAAGGGATCTGCGTTTGTCCGCACCAAGCTCAAGTCCGTTCAAAGCGGCAGCGTGGTGGAGAAAACGTTCCGAGCCGGAGAAAGTCTTACTCAGGCTGTGCTCGAGAAGTCGAAACTTCAACACACCTATATGGAGGGTGAAGATTTCGTCTTTATGGACATGTCGTCCTATGAAGAGACGCGCCTTACCGCCAAACAGATCGGAGATAGTCGCAAATATCTCAAGGAGGGCATGGAGGTGAATGTTGTTACCTGGAATGAGAAGCCCATCGAAGTTGAACTGCCGAATTCGGTTGTGTTGGAGATCGCTCAGACCGATCCCGGTGTGAAGGGAGACACAGCAACCGGTGGTACGAAACCTGCCATCTTGGAAAC contains the following coding sequences:
- the efp gene encoding elongation factor P produces the protein MISSNDFRTGTTIELDGAVWRVVEFLHVKPGKGSAFVRTKLKSVQSGSVVEKTFRAGESLTQAVLEKSKLQHTYMEGEDFVFMDMSSYEETRLTAKQIGDSRKYLKEGMEVNVVTWNEKPIEVELPNSVVLEIAQTDPGVKGDTATGGTKPAILETGAQVMVPLFLSIGEKIKVDTRNDTYLGRENG